In Salinirussus salinus, the following proteins share a genomic window:
- the folP gene encoding dihydropteroate synthase translates to MRTVDAAGLEIGDDHPPRVMGVLNVSEESPYDPSVYDDPAEAAAYVDEDLIGEGADIVDVGLESANKKFDVLSAEGELDRLETAVQTIESVSGDAVFSIETRYHEVAEEALDRGFDMVNDICGFADPEMPRVCEEYDVAVGKMASPPDLERPGAIEDVDEIYDALFRNGVTEKTIVDPAFGGWSEEKTTDDDRETFRRLREFRAVGQPILVSINRKNFLRELAGRSTDESLPVSLAATAMAVERGAHVVRTHDVKETVDAALVGDAFARERVRNPETGVEELDVTAVGEARRQFEAVDGDADPGRAVARSFTLALPAESRERLRTAAEGHDVVVTGTGDRVVLAGTVAALRSLADSVTEPPALVAALDRVREASR, encoded by the coding sequence ATGCGAACTGTCGACGCCGCCGGGCTGGAGATCGGCGACGACCACCCCCCGCGGGTCATGGGCGTTCTCAATGTCAGCGAGGAGTCACCCTACGACCCGTCGGTCTACGACGACCCCGCCGAAGCCGCCGCCTACGTCGACGAGGACCTCATCGGCGAGGGTGCGGACATCGTGGACGTCGGCCTCGAGTCGGCGAACAAGAAGTTCGACGTACTCTCCGCCGAGGGGGAACTCGACCGGCTGGAGACGGCCGTCCAGACCATCGAATCCGTCTCGGGCGACGCGGTGTTCTCCATCGAGACCCGCTACCACGAGGTCGCCGAGGAGGCCCTGGACCGGGGCTTCGACATGGTCAACGACATCTGTGGCTTCGCGGACCCGGAGATGCCCCGGGTCTGCGAGGAGTACGATGTGGCCGTCGGAAAGATGGCCAGCCCGCCGGACCTGGAGCGACCCGGAGCCATCGAGGACGTTGACGAGATCTACGATGCGCTCTTTCGAAATGGCGTGACCGAGAAGACCATCGTCGACCCGGCCTTCGGCGGCTGGAGCGAGGAGAAGACCACCGACGACGACCGCGAGACCTTCCGCCGCCTCCGGGAGTTCCGCGCGGTCGGCCAGCCGATCCTGGTCTCGATCAACCGGAAGAACTTCCTGCGGGAGCTTGCCGGGCGCTCGACCGACGAGTCGCTACCGGTCTCGCTTGCCGCCACCGCGATGGCCGTCGAGCGCGGCGCCCACGTCGTCCGGACCCACGACGTGAAAGAGACCGTCGACGCCGCCCTCGTCGGCGACGCCTTCGCCCGCGAACGGGTCCGGAACCCCGAAACGGGCGTCGAGGAACTGGACGTGACGGCCGTCGGCGAGGCCCGGCGGCAGTTCGAGGCCGTCGACGGCGATGCCGACCCCGGCCGGGCGGTCGCCCGGTCGTTCACCCTCGCGCTGCCCGCGGAGTCACGCGAGCGCCTGCGGACGGCTGCCGAGGGCCACGACGTCGTCGTCACCGGGACTGGCGACCGCGTGGTCCTCGCGGGGACCGTCGCGGCACTCCGGAGCCTGGCCGACAGCGTTACCGAGCCGCCGGCGCTTGTAGCCGCGCTGGACCGCGTTCGCGAGGCGTCCCGGTAA